In Agromyces archimandritae, one genomic interval encodes:
- a CDS encoding MarR family winged helix-turn-helix transcriptional regulator — MDATRAIEFETMLLSRHLVEITGRRERGRLDRSAYTLLSRLRMAGPMSIGELADAFGLDQSTLNRQTGTMLNAGLVERIPDPAGGIARKFRITAEGERRVDADRAVNLEALSRILAGWPPAEAAAFAHALQRFNTDIERLSGRIWPRP, encoded by the coding sequence GTGGATGCCACGCGCGCCATCGAATTCGAGACGATGCTGCTCAGCCGCCACCTCGTCGAGATCACCGGCCGCCGCGAGCGCGGCCGCCTCGACCGCAGCGCCTACACCCTGCTCAGCCGGCTCCGGATGGCCGGCCCCATGTCGATCGGGGAACTCGCCGACGCCTTCGGCCTCGACCAATCGACCCTGAACCGCCAGACCGGCACCATGCTGAACGCCGGCCTCGTCGAACGCATCCCCGACCCGGCCGGCGGCATCGCCCGCAAGTTCCGCATCACGGCCGAAGGCGAACGCCGAGTGGATGCCGACCGCGCCGTGAACCTCGAAGCGCTCTCCCGCATCCTCGCCGGCTGGCCGCCCGCCGAGGCGGCCGCCTTCGCCCACGCCCTCCAACGCTTCAACACCGACATCGAACGCCTGAGCGGCCGCATCTGGCCGCGGCCGTAG